CGCCCCGCGCGCCGACAGGAGCCCTCGTTTGGACCGCACCGAGCCCACGCCCGCGCAGGGGGCTTCCCGCCGCGGGTTCCTCGTCCGCACGGTGGCGGCGGCCACCCTGACCGTCGCCGCCCCGCTCGCCTGCACCACCCCCTCGTCCGCCGAGGGCGCCGCGCCCGGCCGGCCGGACCTCGCCGAGCCGGGAGCCGACGTCCTGGTGACCGGTGCGGACGAGGAGATGCTGGTCCTGGAGGTGACGGCGGCCGGCGAGGTCGTCGTACGGCTGCCCCGGGCCGAGGTGGGCCAGGGCATCACCACCGCCGTGGCCATGATGATCGCCGAGGAGCTGGACGCCCGCCTCGCCGATGTGCGCGTCCCGCTCGCCGACGCCCGGACCAAGGGCAACCAGTACACCGGCGGGTCGAGTTCGGTGAGTTCCCTGTACGGCCCCGCGCGGCAGCTCGCCGCCACCGCCCGGGCCCGGCTGGTGACCGCGGCCGCCCGGCGCTGGCACCTGCCCGCCCGGACCCTGCGCACCCGGGACGGCATGGTCGTCGCCCCCGACGGGCGCACCGCCACCTTCGGCTCGCTGACCGCGAGCGCCTCCCGGATCCGCCGCACCGACGTCCCGCAGTGGCCCAAACCCCCTTCCCGGCACCGGGTGATCGGCCGGCCGACGACCAGGATCGACGCCCGGGACATCGTCACCGGGCGGGCGACGTACGCCGGTGACCTGGCCGTCGCCGGGGCGAAGCCGACGGTGGTGGCCCGGCCGCCGACGATCCGCGGCAGGCTCGTCTCGATGGACGCCCGGGCCGCCCGGGCGATGCCCGGGGTGCACGCAGTGGTCCGGCTGCCCGGCGGGGCGGCCGTCGTCGCGGACACCTTCCACCACGCCTTCGCCGCCCGGGACGCGCTCCGCCTCACCTGGGCGCCGGGGCCGCTGGCCGCCCTGTCGGACGCCCAGATCCGCGCCCGGCTGAAGGCCGCCGTGCCCCGGTTCCGCACCCCGCCCCGCGGCTCGACCCAGGTGACGGGCGAGTTCGCCTTCGCCTTCGTCGGACACGCCCCCATGGAGGTGCTCACGGCGGTGGCGGACGTCCGGCCCGACCGCGCGGAGCTGTGGTTCTCCTCCCAGACCCCGATGGACGCGCGCGACGCCGTCGCGGAGGCGGTCGGCCTGCGCCCGTCGGCGGTCCGGGTCCATGTGACGCGCGCCGGCGGCTCGTTCGGCCGCCGGCTGAACTTCGACGCGGCGATCGAGGCGGCGCTGGTCTCGAACGCGGCCCGGCGCCCGGTGAAACTGATGTGGAGCCGGGGCGACGACATCCGGCACGGCCGGATGCGCCCCGCAAGCCACCACCGGGTCCGGGCGAGTGTGTCCGGGGGCCGGGTGGTGGCCTTCGAGCAGGTGACGGCGTCCGTCTCGGAGGCGTACGACGGCGCCGGCCTCGCCCCGCAGGGCGGCGTGCGGGCGTCGGGCCCGCTGCCCGGCACCAGCGGCCTGTACGACTTCGGCCGCGTCTCGGGTGATTCGGGCGGCATCGAGCTGGCCATGCCGCTGGGCGCCTGGCGGTCGGTGGACTCCGGGACCGTGCGCACCGCGGAGGAGATCGTCGTGGACGAGGTCGCCCGCAGCCTCGGCCGCGACCCGGTGGCCTTCCGCCGGACGACCCTGCGCACCAGGACTGCCAGGGCCGTCCTCGGCAAGGTGGCGAGCGCCGGCCGGTGGGGTCGCGCGCTGCCGCCCGGCACCGCACAGGGCGTCGCCGTGCACGAGGAGTACGGCTCCGCCGTCGCCTGCCTCGCCGAGATCGACGCGAGCGACCCGAAGCACCCCCGGGTGACCAAGGTGGTGATGGCAGCCGACGTCGGCATCGCCGTCAACCCCAGTGGTCTGCAGGCGCAGTTGATGGGCGCCGCCACCGACGGCATCTCCGTCGTGCTCCAGGCGGGCCTGCACATCGACCGGGGCGCGGTGCGCGAGGGCAGCTACGCCGACTTCCGCTACGCCCGCCAGCGCGACGCCCCGCTCTCCTTCGAGGCCCACATCCTGCCCTCGACCCGGGAACCGGGCGGCGCGGGCGAACTCGGCGTCCCCGCCGCCTCCGCGGCCGTCGCCAACGCCTGCGCCCGGGCCACCGGCACCGTGCCCCGCAGCTTCCCGCTCACCTTCTGACCCGCGACCCGAAGGCCCCCATGCGCGCGTACACCTTCACCCTCAACGGCCGTCCGGTCACCGTCCGGGCGCCCGCCGACATGCCCCTGCTGTGGGTCCTGCGCGACCTCCTCGGCGTCACCGGCCCCAAGTACGGCTGCGGAGTGGGCGTCTGCCGCGCCTGCACCAGCCACCTGGACGGCGCCGAGATCCAGCCCTGCGTGGTCCCGGTCGCCGACTGCGCGGACCGCACGGTCACCACCATCGAGGGCCTGGCCGACGGCGACACCCTGCACCCCGTCCAACAGGCCTGGCTCGCCTGCGACGTGGCCCAGTGCGGCTTCTGCCAGCCCGGCCAGATCATGGCCGCCGCCGCCCTCCTGGCCCACACCCCCGACCCCACGGACGCCGACATCGACGCCATCGAGAACATCTGCCGCTGCGGCACGTACGCCCGCATCCGGGAGGCGATCAAACAGGCGGCCGCGAGCGGTGAGAAGGGGGTGTCCCGTCGGGAGGTGGGCGGAGAGCCCGTGAGCTGAGGCGTACCCGGGCTGGGCCCGGCCAGGGAGGGCTCTCACCGACCGGGACGCCAGGTCAGCGGTTCAACAGCCGTCGCAGCCAGTCCTGTTGAGCTGCCCGGGCCGCCAGGGAGAGGGACGCCTGGGGGGCGAAGCCGTCGAAGCCGTGGAAGCCGCCCGGCCAGACGTGGAGTTCGGCCACGCCGCCCGACTGCCAGATCCGGGACGCGTACTCGACGACCTCGTCCCGGAAGGTCTCCGCCGAGCCGACGTCCAGGAAGGCCGGGGGCAGGCCGGAGAGGTCGTCCGCGCGGGCGGGGGCGGCGTACGGGGAGACGTCGGGGCCGCCCCGGCGGTCGCCGAGCAGCGCCGTCCAGGCCGTCTCGTTCGCCGTGCGGTCCCACACGCCGACGCCCGCCATCTGGTGGCTGGACACGGTCTCGTTGCGGTCGTCCAGCATCGGGCACATCAGGAGCTGGCCGATGAGCGGCGGCCCCTGGCGGTCCCGGGCCAGGAGGGCGAGCGCGGCGGTCAGGCCACCGCCCGCGCTGGAGCCCGCGAGCACGATCCGGTCCGGGTCGCCGCCGAACTCCCCGGCGTGCGCGGCCGTCCACAGCAGACCGGCGTACGCGTCCTCGACCGGCGCCGGGTGCGGGTGTTCGGGAGCGAGGCGGTACTCCACCGACACCACCACCGCGCCCAGCTCCCGCGCCCAGGCCAGCGGGCCGTCCACGCCTGCCCGGTTGTTGCCGAGGATCATGCCGCCGCCGTGCACGTGGTAGATCACCGGCAGCGGCACGGCGGGATCGGCGTCCACCGGACGGCAGACGAGCAGGGAGACGTCCGGCGCTCCGGGCGGGCCCGGCACCGTACGGTCCTCCGCGTCGAAGGCGCCGCCCATCGTGACGTCGATCAGCCCGAGCAGTTCCATGCCCGCGCCCTGCCGCGCGGTCGGGATCTCGTCCAGGGCGAGCCCGGGCGTGAGCACGTCCTTGACCAGGTCCAGCGCGGCGGCCAGCTCCGGGTCGAAGGGGGGCGGGGGCGGGACGGGTGCCATGGCTTCTCCTCACCTGTGCGCGTCACCTGCGCGCGCGCTTCGGGTACCCACGGCACGCCGTACGCGCCCCGGGCGGCGCGGGCGCCCTCCCCAGGGGTGCGGCTCCCGCGTCCATGATCCGCATACCCCGAGAGGGGCCGGGGGTGACGCACCGAATGCTCCGGGGGCGGCGAGCGGGGCGGCCGGGGGAGTAGGGGAGCAGGCCGAGGACGGCGACAGGGGTGCGTCGGGCGCGGAGAGCGGGAGCGGCCACTGCCACGCCGAGGGCCGGGACCACGGCACGCTCCTCAAGCGGCCGGAGCGCGAGAGCGGCACGCGGAGGGGGCCGGTGCCTGTGACGGCTCCGGCCCCCTCCGCGACGGGTGGTGCGGTGGCTCAGGCGGCCGCGCCCACGTTGCCGTGCAGACGGGCGACGACCTCGGTGAGCTGGGCGGCGACCTCGGCGTCGTCGACCGGGTGGGTCTCGGCGAAGCGGGTCACGGAGCCGGGGATGGACAGCTTGATGTCCTCGACCACCTTGCCGCCGGCGATGCCCACGGCCTTGCGGGTGTCGTCCTGCGCCCACACGCCGCCGTACTGGCCGAACGCGGTGCCGATGACGGCGACGGGCTTGCCGCCGAAGGCGCCGGCGCCGTACGGGCGGGACAGCCAGTCGATGGCGTTCTTCAGGACGGCCGGGATGGTGCCGTTGTACTCGGGCGAGAAGAGGAGGAAGGCGTCGGCGGCCTGGGCGGCGGCGCGCAGCTTCGCGGCGGCCTCCGGAACGCTGCCCTCGACGTCGAGGTCCTCGTTGTAGAAGGGAACGTCGGCCAGGCCCTCGTAGAGGTCGACCTCGGCACCCTCGGGGGCGAGCTTGACGGCCGCCTCGGCGAGCTGGCGGTTGTGCGAACCGGTACGCAGGCTGCCGACGAGCGCGAGGATGCGAACAGACATGGGGGATCTCCAAAAAAGGACTGAAACATCACTGTGACGAACCGGACCGAGGTCCGCTTAGCTTTTGTATCAGGCTAAACGGACCGCGGTCCAGTTCTGTTCCCCATGCTTTACGCTGTCTTCATGTCCAGCCTCCTCCCGCCCTGTCCCCAGCCCCAGGAGCCCGTCGAGTCGCCCCAGCTGCTGGAGGTCGGCTCGGGTCCCGAGGAGCCGTGCCTGCGGGCGGACGCGGCCCGCAACCGGGCCCGGCTGCTGGAGGCGGCCGCCCGGCTGATCGCGGAGCACGGGGTGGCCGGGGTGACCATGGAGGCGGTGGCCGCCGCGGCCCAGGTCGGCAAGGGGACGGTGTTCCGCCGCTTCGGCGACCGCACCGGCCTGCTCACCGCGCTGCTCGACCACTCGGGCAGGCGGCTGCAGGCCGACTTCCTCGGCGGACCGCCGCCGCTCGGTCCCGGCGCGCCCCCGCTGGAGCGGCTGCGCGCCTTCGGCGTGGCGGTGCTGTACCGGTCGGCCGAGCAACTGGACCTCCAGCTCGCCGCCCAGCCCGAGCCGGACCGCCGGTTCGCCCATCCCGCGCTCGGCGCGCTGCGCACCCACGTCACGATGCTGCTGCGGCAGATCGTGCCGGACGCCGACTGCGACCTCCTCGCCCAGACGCTGCTGGCGTATCTCGACCCCGCCCTGATCCACCATCTGACCCGGCAGTGCGGCATGCCCATGGAGCGGCTGGAGACCGGCTGGATCGACCTCGTCGCCCGGCTCACCCGTACCGAGCCGCCCAGCTGACCTCACCCCGTGAGGCGCCCGTCGAGCGGTGCCCGCCGCGCCGTGCCCGCCGCGTCGCGCCCGCAGCGAGGCGCGCCCGCAGCGCCGCGCCCGCCGCGTGGCGCACCCCCCCCGCGAAGCCCTCCCCGCAGGGTGTCCCGCCGGGGCCGGCCCGCGAGCGGCGCCTGAGCCGCCCGTGCGCCGCTCGGCTCTCCCGTGGGGCGCTCAGGCGTCCCGCGCGGCGTCGTGACCGGCGAACATGTCGAGCAGCCCCTGTGGCGCGTCGGCGCGGAACATCCGCTCCCCGCTGCGCGCGGACTCGGCGGCGGACGCCTCGGCGCGCGCGAACATCCGCTCCTCGTAGGCGGCCAGCGCGGCCTCGGTGTCCCCGGGGTGCGCGACGAGTGCGAGGCCCAGTTCGGCGCCGTCGAGCAGCGCCAGGTTGGCGCCCTCGCCCGCGAACGGCGACATCAGGTGTGCGGCGTCGCCGAGCAGGGTGACGCCGGGGACCCGGTCCC
Above is a genomic segment from Streptomyces collinus Tu 365 containing:
- a CDS encoding (2Fe-2S)-binding protein is translated as MRAYTFTLNGRPVTVRAPADMPLLWVLRDLLGVTGPKYGCGVGVCRACTSHLDGAEIQPCVVPVADCADRTVTTIEGLADGDTLHPVQQAWLACDVAQCGFCQPGQIMAAAALLAHTPDPTDADIDAIENICRCGTYARIREAIKQAAASGEKGVSRREVGGEPVS
- a CDS encoding TetR/AcrR family transcriptional regulator is translated as MLYAVFMSSLLPPCPQPQEPVESPQLLEVGSGPEEPCLRADAARNRARLLEAAARLIAEHGVAGVTMEAVAAAAQVGKGTVFRRFGDRTGLLTALLDHSGRRLQADFLGGPPPLGPGAPPLERLRAFGVAVLYRSAEQLDLQLAAQPEPDRRFAHPALGALRTHVTMLLRQIVPDADCDLLAQTLLAYLDPALIHHLTRQCGMPMERLETGWIDLVARLTRTEPPS
- a CDS encoding xanthine dehydrogenase family protein molybdopterin-binding subunit; this translates as MDRTEPTPAQGASRRGFLVRTVAAATLTVAAPLACTTPSSAEGAAPGRPDLAEPGADVLVTGADEEMLVLEVTAAGEVVVRLPRAEVGQGITTAVAMMIAEELDARLADVRVPLADARTKGNQYTGGSSSVSSLYGPARQLAATARARLVTAAARRWHLPARTLRTRDGMVVAPDGRTATFGSLTASASRIRRTDVPQWPKPPSRHRVIGRPTTRIDARDIVTGRATYAGDLAVAGAKPTVVARPPTIRGRLVSMDARAARAMPGVHAVVRLPGGAAVVADTFHHAFAARDALRLTWAPGPLAALSDAQIRARLKAAVPRFRTPPRGSTQVTGEFAFAFVGHAPMEVLTAVADVRPDRAELWFSSQTPMDARDAVAEAVGLRPSAVRVHVTRAGGSFGRRLNFDAAIEAALVSNAARRPVKLMWSRGDDIRHGRMRPASHHRVRASVSGGRVVAFEQVTASVSEAYDGAGLAPQGGVRASGPLPGTSGLYDFGRVSGDSGGIELAMPLGAWRSVDSGTVRTAEEIVVDEVARSLGRDPVAFRRTTLRTRTARAVLGKVASAGRWGRALPPGTAQGVAVHEEYGSAVACLAEIDASDPKHPRVTKVVMAADVGIAVNPSGLQAQLMGAATDGISVVLQAGLHIDRGAVREGSYADFRYARQRDAPLSFEAHILPSTREPGGAGELGVPAASAAVANACARATGTVPRSFPLTF
- a CDS encoding alpha/beta hydrolase, with translation MAPVPPPPPFDPELAAALDLVKDVLTPGLALDEIPTARQGAGMELLGLIDVTMGGAFDAEDRTVPGPPGAPDVSLLVCRPVDADPAVPLPVIYHVHGGGMILGNNRAGVDGPLAWARELGAVVVSVEYRLAPEHPHPAPVEDAYAGLLWTAAHAGEFGGDPDRIVLAGSSAGGGLTAALALLARDRQGPPLIGQLLMCPMLDDRNETVSSHQMAGVGVWDRTANETAWTALLGDRRGGPDVSPYAAPARADDLSGLPPAFLDVGSAETFRDEVVEYASRIWQSGGVAELHVWPGGFHGFDGFAPQASLSLAARAAQQDWLRRLLNR
- a CDS encoding NAD(P)H-dependent oxidoreductase: MSVRILALVGSLRTGSHNRQLAEAAVKLAPEGAEVDLYEGLADVPFYNEDLDVEGSVPEAAAKLRAAAQAADAFLLFSPEYNGTIPAVLKNAIDWLSRPYGAGAFGGKPVAVIGTAFGQYGGVWAQDDTRKAVGIAGGKVVEDIKLSIPGSVTRFAETHPVDDAEVAAQLTEVVARLHGNVGAAA